A window of the Dunckerocampus dactyliophorus isolate RoL2022-P2 chromosome 19, RoL_Ddac_1.1, whole genome shotgun sequence genome harbors these coding sequences:
- the rab10 gene encoding ras-related protein Rab-10 yields the protein MAKKTYDLLFKLLLIGDSGVGKTCVLFRFSDDAFNTTFISTIGIDFKIKTVELQGKKIKLQIWDTAGQERFHTITTSYYRGAMGIMLVYDITNSKSFENISKWLRNIDEHANEDVERMLLGNKCDMEDKRVVPKTKGEQIAREHGIRFFETSAKANINIEKAFLTLAEDILKKTPVKEPNSENVDISSGGGVTGWKSKCCS from the exons ATGGCTAAGAAGACGTACGACTTGCTATTCAAGCTGCTTCTGATCGGAGATTCGGGCGTGGGGAAGACCTGTGTGCTGTTCCGCTTCTCTGACGACGCCTTCAACACAACCTTCATCTCCACCATAG gaATAGACTTCAAGATCAAAACTGTTGAACTACAAGGAAAGAAGATCAAACTACAGATCTG ggACACAGCGGGCCAGGAACGGTTCCACACCATCACCACCTCCTACTACAGAGGAGCCATGGGCATCATGCTGGTCTATGACATCACCAACTCCAAGAGCTTTGAGAACATCAGCAAGTGGCTGCGCAACATTGATGAA CATGCGAATGAGGATGTTGAGAGAATGCTACTAGGCAACAAGTGTGACATGGAAGACAAGAGGGTTGTACCAAAAACCAAGGGAGAGCAG ATTGCGAGGGAGCATGGCATTAGGTTTTTTGAGACAAGCGCGAAGGCCAACATCAACATCGAGAAGGCTTTCCTCACGTTAGCAGAAGACATCCTCAAAAAG ACGCCCGTAAAAGAGCCGAACAGTGAAAATGTGGACATCAGCAGTGGGGGCGGAGTCACAGGCTGGAAGAGCAAGTGCTGCAGTTGA